TCCCATCCGCCGAGCTGCATGGAGAGAATCATGAAGGCAGGCGCGCTTGGGATGCGGGAATTGCTCCATTCAGCGGTCTTTCGGCCATCGATGTAGAATTCGAGTAAGTCGTCTTGCCAGTAGACGCCATAGGTATGAAAGTCATCTGTTGTGGCTGGGTAGGTGATTTTTCCCCAATTGGTGTGTTGATGCTGAGAGCCGTAGCCATCCCAGTGAGTGGCGTGTTGAGTGGTGTCTTCACCCCAAATTCCCAGTGATTCCATGATGTCGATTTCCATGCCGTCGCCGTAGGTGTGGGTGCCGGAACCGTAACTGTCTGAAACGAAGTTTTCTGTCGCGTTGCCAAAGTTGGTGTCGGCGTAGCTGCCCCGACTGACGTGGGCATCCTCGCTTACGTAGTAGGTGACACCATTAATGATTAGTTGTGGTCGATCTGCTTGATTCGCAGCTTCCTTACTGTGGAATTTTACCGACCGGTTGCGCATAAATGTATCCGCCAGAACAATACTGATGATTTTGTCGTCGTCCATTTGCTCGCTAACAAAATCGGTAATGTCCAGCGTGACCTCTTGCCCCACAGTATTGATCTCGCCCCATTTTTGTTCGATCCAGACGGGATCTGCGGCCGGTTTATTATTCCAGGTAAGAGTGGATTCGTCCCAGGAATCATCACGTAGCTTCATGTATACCAGATTGTTGGGGACCGTGCCCTGCGTTTTGATTGCAGATGCCTTTAGCTTGAGCACCGCACTGGTGATTGATCCGGGACTTGCATTGCTAAGGTCGAATTTGAGGTAGGAGCGGTAATAGCCCTCCAGCCATCCGTAATTAGCGCGGTCAGGCATCATCCAGAAGGCGGGCCATAAGCCTTTGATTGCTGGATATTTGATACGCGCCTCAAAATATCCATACTGTTGGCGATACACATCGTAGGTGCTCACCTGACAACCGGAGTTACTATAGCTGCTGCCCCCGATGGTGCCGGAGTCGGTGCTCGCTTTGAGATTCAGATATCCGTCTGCCACGGTTACATTTTTATGGTTGTTGCCGCCGCTGCCAGGCATGCCGGCATAGGTGGTGGCAAAGCGCCATTTGTTTCCGTCTAAAGCCGTGCCATCAAAATTATCTTCAAAGGTGAGTTCCCAATCCCCTTCAATAGATGGGATCGGTTCGAGCGGTTCTGGCGCGGAGACAAAGCGCACCGCATCGGCGATCACGTAGCCATTGGTGAATTCATTGCCGATGCGAACGGTGCCCGAGTTGCCGGCGTCGAAGGGATAAGTGCCCAATAAAACCCACTGCCCGCCATCGGCTTGCTGGTTGACTTCGACATAGTCGACCCCGGAGGAGTGAGTGATATCGATTGGGACGTTGTTTGCGCGATTCGCATGTTCCGACCAGATGGTATAGACTTCGTAGGAGCCGTTGGTTGGTAAAGTGGGTGCAAAGAGCACACTCTTTGTCCCTTTGCTGGAATTACCATCATGCAAATAGTCCGGGCCGTAGCGATCGCTTGAATACGTGCCTGTAGTCCATGTGCCAGTTTTGGTGACGCCACTTGTTGCTGTATTGTCTAGGATGATTTCAGCAGCGACTGTTTCGCAACAAGTGAGTGTCGTCAGTAAAACGCTGAGTGTATAGGGAGAACTTTGTATTCTATTGAGGGGCATAGTAGCTTTAGGGGTTTGGGGTGAAATCGTAGCCTTGAGTTCGTTTTAGGACTACGAGCTGACATCATACAGTAAGATGTCGGTAGAGGGGTAGTCGGTAGCTGCTTGAGAATGTGCTGATCGCTGATTTTTGTTGAGACTTGCTAAAGTGGTACCGCACTGAATTACATGAAAACTCGAGGTGAATGTGTTTTCTGCGGTCAGCAATCGGCACTTGAAACATCGGTTGAAATTAAGTCTTGGAGTATACCGCTCCCTGAAATCGACCTCCTTTTTTGAACGGCATTTGACATCAGGTGTGTATTCTGTGGTATGTTCCCTGTTCCCTGTTCCCTGTTCCCTGTTCCCTGTTCCCTGTTCCCTGTTCCCTGTTCCCTGTTCCCTGTTCCCTGTTCCCTGTTCCCTGTTCCCTGTTCCCTGTTCCCTGTTCCCTGTTCCCTGTATGATGACAACAAGCTCAAGTCTATTTCCTAAAGATTTCATCTGGGGCGCATCGACTTCCTCTTATCAAATAGAGGGGGCGCATGATGCTGATGGCAAAGGGGCGTCCATTTGGGATGCATTTGTGCAACGAGAGGGGCGTATTTGGCGTGGGCAGCATGGCCGAGTCAGTTGCGATCATTATCATCGATTTAAAGAAGACGTGGCGCATATGCGGTTGATGGGGCTTAAGGCTTATCGCTTCTCCATTTCATGGCCGCGTATTTTGCCCCATGGCACTGGCTCTATTAATGCCGCCGGGCTCGCATTTTATGATGCTCTGATTAATGAGTTACTTGAAAATGACATCGAACCTTGGGTGACTCTTTATCATTGGGATTTACCTTATGAGCTCTTCTTAAAAGGAGGTTGGTTGGATCGCAACAGCCCGCAATGGTTTGCTGAGTATACGAAAGTCGTGGTGGATCACTTTTCAGATCGAGTAAAGAACTGGGTGACGATTAATGAACCCCAGTGTTTTATAGGCTTAGGCTATCGAGACGGTTTACATGCGCCGGGTATGACCTTGAGTTTCAAGGAATGTCTGATGGCCGGACATAATGCTCTGCTGGCGCACGGTCGGTCTGTGCAAGTCATTCGTGAACATGCGAAGCAAGACCCGATTATAGGATGGTCGCCATCAGGTTCCGTGTATCAACCGGAAACAGGCAGTAGTCGTGATGACATCAACGCCGCACGGGAAGCCACCAGTGCGATTTATTCTGATAATGTATGGAACACGCGTTGGTGGTCGGATCCTGTCATTCTTGGGCACTATCCCGAAGAGGGCTTGCAGGCCTATCAGAAAGCATTGCCGAAATTTTTGGCATCGGATTTCGAGATTATTCAGCAACCGCT
The nucleotide sequence above comes from Coraliomargarita algicola. Encoded proteins:
- a CDS encoding GH1 family beta-glucosidase, whose protein sequence is MMTTSSSLFPKDFIWGASTSSYQIEGAHDADGKGASIWDAFVQREGRIWRGQHGRVSCDHYHRFKEDVAHMRLMGLKAYRFSISWPRILPHGTGSINAAGLAFYDALINELLENDIEPWVTLYHWDLPYELFLKGGWLDRNSPQWFAEYTKVVVDHFSDRVKNWVTINEPQCFIGLGYRDGLHAPGMTLSFKECLMAGHNALLAHGRSVQVIREHAKQDPIIGWSPSGSVYQPETGSSRDDINAAREATSAIYSDNVWNTRWWSDPVILGHYPEEGLQAYQKALPKFLASDFEIIQQPLDYYACNIFQATPVRMSEEGVPVAVPLSDGEEISLYEWTQKPDCLYWGPRFIHELYDLPLVITENGCSNLDRVSMDGSVHDSNRTDYMIGHLLALRRAMDEGVDVRGYFHWSLLDNFEWQEGYKHRFGLIHVNYQTQARTWKDSAYCLQKIIASNGNSLKEYLHSDTEPVPFVVKEAKRYIDENIAETFNVKTIAAHLNCHPDFLSRRFKQFVGTSLSDYIRQIRLDYARNLLRNSDVQIGDAADQAGFSDRIHFSKVFRKEMGMTPSQYKQQFRVKTVPQVVEMAKNPRLT
- a CDS encoding DUF7594 domain-containing protein, which gives rise to MPLNRIQSSPYTLSVLLTTLTCCETVAAEIILDNTATSGVTKTGTWTTGTYSSDRYGPDYLHDGNSSKGTKSVLFAPTLPTNGSYEVYTIWSEHANRANNVPIDITHSSGVDYVEVNQQADGGQWVLLGTYPFDAGNSGTVRIGNEFTNGYVIADAVRFVSAPEPLEPIPSIEGDWELTFEDNFDGTALDGNKWRFATTYAGMPGSGGNNHKNVTVADGYLNLKASTDSGTIGGSSYSNSGCQVSTYDVYRQQYGYFEARIKYPAIKGLWPAFWMMPDRANYGWLEGYYRSYLKFDLSNASPGSITSAVLKLKASAIKTQGTVPNNLVYMKLRDDSWDESTLTWNNKPAADPVWIEQKWGEINTVGQEVTLDITDFVSEQMDDDKIISIVLADTFMRNRSVKFHSKEAANQADRPQLIINGVTYYVSEDAHVSRGSYADTNFGNATENFVSDSYGSGTHTYGDGMEIDIMESLGIWGEDTTQHATHWDGYGSQHQHTNWGKITYPATTDDFHTYGVYWQDDLLEFYIDGRKTAEWSNSRIPSAPAFMILSMQLGGWDNNGVTDLIDDQVMQVDWVRAWTGTRTPITINELFIDNSDSTQVSQTGTWSSSSTNNGYYGSNYLHDGNTDKGNKSFNYQIDVPLSGIYWVYARWTSYTNRATNVPIDLTGSDGTTTVTVNQQENGGQWVLLAEKEFDAATTGSVQIRTDDTDGYVIADGIRLLRVGN